From a region of the Triticum aestivum cultivar Chinese Spring chromosome 7D, IWGSC CS RefSeq v2.1, whole genome shotgun sequence genome:
- the LOC123170411 gene encoding uncharacterized protein isoform X3: MFYPNALRRAELGGAVAEEAARRSRRRWPRRCSGAARRAKKSFGDELVATLDQLLQSPCAVAVGRLCSAAPVPAPVPVRSVLRNLAKKATAVLAREKGVGPRWRCEGGTAQVGYAVGQRRRRARSAVTCPPQPVLSRLPRLRVLVQRKSMELPTRIVAGFYKKGGSSARISIRSILDEASNVDTEFAAGRSAEFAGGRRSAEFAEGRRTAVELSNLACVGYNRDTHVVLLVC, encoded by the exons ATGTTTTATCCAAATGCTTTGCGGAGGGCGGAGCTGGGCGGAGCTGTGGCAGAAGAGGCGGCGCGACGGAGCAGGAGAAGATGGCCGAGAAGATGTTCAGGCGCGGCGCGGCGGGCGAAGAAAAGTTTTGGTGATGAGCTTGTGGCCACGCTGGACCAGCTGCTGCAGTCCCCCTGCGCCGTCGCCGTGGGTCGCCTGTGTTCTGCTGCTCCGGTGCCGGCACCTGTCCCTGTGCGGTCCGTGCTCAGGAATTTGGCGAAGAAGGCGACTGCCGTGCTTGCGCGCGAGAAGGGCGTCGGACCTCGTTGGCGCTGCGAAGGGGGCACAGCTCAGGTTGGGTACGCCGTCGGCcagcgccggcggcgagcacgCTCCGCTGTGACTTGTCCGCCACAGCCAGTCCTCTCCCGCCTCCCCCGAC TCCGTGTCCTTGTCCAACGCAAATCAATGGAGCTGCCGACCAGGATTGTTGCTGGCTTCTATAAGAAGGGAGGGTCCTCGGCTCGAATCTCCATCAGGTCAATTTTGGACGAAGCATCCAATGTCGACACCGAGTTCGCCGCAGGAAGAAGCGCCGAGTTCGCCGGAGGTAGAAGAAGCGCCGAGTTCGCCGAAGGTAGAAGAACAGCCGTCGAGCTGTCCAATCTCGCCTGCGTTGGCTACAACAGAG ACACCCATGTTGTGTTGTTGGTCTGTTGA
- the LOC123170411 gene encoding uncharacterized protein isoform X1 encodes MFYPNALRRAELGGAVAEEAARRSRRRWPRRCSGAARRAKKSFGDELVATLDQLLQSPCAVAVGRLCSAAPVPAPVPVRSVLRNLAKKATAVLAREKGVGPRWRCEGGTAQVGYAVGQRRRRARSAVTCPPQPVLSRLPRLRVLVQRKSMELPTRIVAGFYKKGGSSARISIRSILDEASNVDTEFAAGRSAEFAGGRRSAEFAEGRRTAVELSNLACVGYNRGMYPLDPCFELFFCPLFLYVPSNMEFRGKDIVAKYVSLDIVAFL; translated from the exons ATGTTTTATCCAAATGCTTTGCGGAGGGCGGAGCTGGGCGGAGCTGTGGCAGAAGAGGCGGCGCGACGGAGCAGGAGAAGATGGCCGAGAAGATGTTCAGGCGCGGCGCGGCGGGCGAAGAAAAGTTTTGGTGATGAGCTTGTGGCCACGCTGGACCAGCTGCTGCAGTCCCCCTGCGCCGTCGCCGTGGGTCGCCTGTGTTCTGCTGCTCCGGTGCCGGCACCTGTCCCTGTGCGGTCCGTGCTCAGGAATTTGGCGAAGAAGGCGACTGCCGTGCTTGCGCGCGAGAAGGGCGTCGGACCTCGTTGGCGCTGCGAAGGGGGCACAGCTCAGGTTGGGTACGCCGTCGGCcagcgccggcggcgagcacgCTCCGCTGTGACTTGTCCGCCACAGCCAGTCCTCTCCCGCCTCCCCCGAC TCCGTGTCCTTGTCCAACGCAAATCAATGGAGCTGCCGACCAGGATTGTTGCTGGCTTCTATAAGAAGGGAGGGTCCTCGGCTCGAATCTCCATCAGGTCAATTTTGGACGAAGCATCCAATGTCGACACCGAGTTCGCCGCAGGAAGAAGCGCCGAGTTCGCCGGAGGTAGAAGAAGCGCCGAGTTCGCCGAAGGTAGAAGAACAGCCGTCGAGCTGTCCAATCTCGCCTGCGTTGGCTACAACAGAGGTATGTATCCCCTTGACCCCTGTTTTGAGTTATTTTTTTGTCCCCTGTTTCTCTATGTACCTTCCAATATGGAGTTCAGAGGTAAAGATATTGTTGCGAAGTACGTCAGTTTAGATATTGTTGCCTTCTTGTGA
- the LOC123170411 gene encoding uncharacterized protein isoform X2, producing MFYPNALRRAELGGAVAEEAARRSRRRWPRRCSGAARRAKKSFGDELVATLDQLLQSPCAVAVGRLCSAAPVPAPVPVRSVLRNLAKKATAVLAREKGVGPRWRCEGGTAQVGYAVGQRRRRARSAVTCPPQPVLSRLPRLRVLVQRKSMELPTRIVAGFYKKGGSSARISIRSILDEASNVDTEFAAGRSAEFAGGRRSAEFAEGRRTAVELSNLACVGYNRDGARGGGAAARLYELQQQTDIWPAGRTQL from the exons ATGTTTTATCCAAATGCTTTGCGGAGGGCGGAGCTGGGCGGAGCTGTGGCAGAAGAGGCGGCGCGACGGAGCAGGAGAAGATGGCCGAGAAGATGTTCAGGCGCGGCGCGGCGGGCGAAGAAAAGTTTTGGTGATGAGCTTGTGGCCACGCTGGACCAGCTGCTGCAGTCCCCCTGCGCCGTCGCCGTGGGTCGCCTGTGTTCTGCTGCTCCGGTGCCGGCACCTGTCCCTGTGCGGTCCGTGCTCAGGAATTTGGCGAAGAAGGCGACTGCCGTGCTTGCGCGCGAGAAGGGCGTCGGACCTCGTTGGCGCTGCGAAGGGGGCACAGCTCAGGTTGGGTACGCCGTCGGCcagcgccggcggcgagcacgCTCCGCTGTGACTTGTCCGCCACAGCCAGTCCTCTCCCGCCTCCCCCGAC TCCGTGTCCTTGTCCAACGCAAATCAATGGAGCTGCCGACCAGGATTGTTGCTGGCTTCTATAAGAAGGGAGGGTCCTCGGCTCGAATCTCCATCAGGTCAATTTTGGACGAAGCATCCAATGTCGACACCGAGTTCGCCGCAGGAAGAAGCGCCGAGTTCGCCGGAGGTAGAAGAAGCGCCGAGTTCGCCGAAGGTAGAAGAACAGCCGTCGAGCTGTCCAATCTCGCCTGCGTTGGCTACAACAGAG ATGGTGCCAGGGGCGGCGGGGCAGCTGCGCGGCTGTACGAGCTACAACAGCAGACTGACATTTGGCCGGCTGGGAGAACCCAATTGTAG